Proteins found in one Fulvitalea axinellae genomic segment:
- a CDS encoding peptidylprolyl isomerase yields the protein MRKLLVLPFLAFLVSCQTFKNTSSVSPDGQTLLVVDGQPVSVEEFVYAFQKNRNLRKDSLLGREAVDDYVKLYVNFKLKVAEAKRLDYDENPEFTKEYADYRKQLAEPYLSGAKVTDELVRRTYDRLKQEVNASHILIRVAENASPEDSLKAYEKIKGILVRAESGADFGKLASEYSEDPSAKQNGGDLGYFSAMRMVQPFEDAAYATAVGKVAGPFRTRFGYHILKVHDKIPARGEIRVAHIMLRLDRNASEADVASAEQKAMEISDAARKGESSWKELCSLFSEDINSKAKGGELPPFGPGRMYPAFENAAFGLSAENSISEPVRTPFGWHVIRFLEKKELPAFEKLEDMIRSRVRHSMKSGELAEALVERLKRENGFVEKLDDGGNTPELSLGQSSAWEKLRSEADTSRVLFTVGNQDFRVADYIDYLEDRQPKAGPATFGKRDYDEYVKTSLVAYEEEHLGDKNPEFRWLSQEYFEGLLLFRIMEDSVWSKASADTSELRKYYDNQPKSYRSPKKVEAMIVGVKSGELKERLDNIWNDKTLLNKTPKKSLEEFVNAESDVNLSPVSGTYRLTDPVFCGKVTFREGAHRFENEGKHYYVWVDKLLPDERKPLEKVRGEVIADYQDELERKWVESLRAKRQVTVNRKVLRQIYKRFE from the coding sequence ATGCGAAAGCTTCTGGTTTTGCCGTTTTTGGCCTTCTTGGTCTCTTGCCAAACTTTTAAGAACACAAGCTCTGTAAGTCCTGACGGACAAACCTTGCTTGTTGTGGACGGGCAACCCGTTTCGGTGGAAGAATTTGTTTACGCTTTTCAAAAGAACAGGAACCTCCGCAAAGACAGCCTTCTTGGCCGTGAGGCTGTAGACGATTACGTCAAGTTGTACGTGAACTTTAAACTCAAAGTGGCCGAAGCCAAAAGGCTGGATTACGATGAGAATCCCGAGTTTACGAAAGAATACGCCGATTATAGGAAACAACTGGCCGAACCTTACCTCTCCGGAGCCAAAGTGACGGACGAGCTGGTAAGGCGCACATACGACAGGCTGAAGCAGGAAGTGAACGCTTCCCATATCTTGATCAGGGTAGCGGAAAACGCGTCGCCTGAAGATTCACTGAAAGCTTACGAAAAGATTAAAGGTATCTTGGTCAGGGCCGAATCGGGAGCGGATTTTGGGAAACTCGCTTCCGAATACTCCGAAGACCCGTCGGCCAAACAGAACGGCGGAGATTTGGGCTATTTCTCGGCGATGCGGATGGTTCAGCCTTTCGAAGATGCCGCTTACGCTACGGCTGTCGGTAAAGTGGCGGGACCGTTCCGGACACGTTTCGGGTACCATATCCTGAAAGTGCATGACAAGATTCCCGCCCGTGGCGAAATCCGTGTGGCGCATATCATGTTGCGTTTGGACCGTAACGCCTCTGAGGCGGATGTGGCCAGCGCTGAGCAAAAGGCTATGGAAATTAGCGATGCGGCCCGTAAAGGAGAGTCGAGCTGGAAAGAGCTATGCTCTTTGTTTTCCGAAGATATTAATAGCAAAGCCAAAGGTGGAGAGCTTCCGCCATTTGGTCCCGGGCGGATGTATCCCGCATTTGAAAATGCGGCTTTTGGCCTAAGTGCCGAAAATTCAATCTCCGAGCCGGTACGTACGCCGTTTGGCTGGCATGTGATCCGTTTTTTGGAGAAAAAAGAACTTCCGGCTTTCGAGAAATTGGAAGACATGATCCGTTCGCGTGTACGGCATTCCATGAAGTCCGGAGAACTTGCCGAGGCTTTGGTCGAAAGGCTGAAAAGGGAGAACGGTTTTGTGGAAAAACTTGACGATGGAGGGAATACTCCCGAGCTTTCCTTGGGACAGTCCAGCGCTTGGGAAAAGCTCCGCAGCGAAGCCGATACTTCCAGAGTTTTGTTTACGGTAGGGAATCAGGATTTCCGAGTGGCTGATTATATCGATTATCTTGAAGATCGCCAGCCCAAAGCCGGGCCGGCCACGTTTGGGAAAAGAGACTATGACGAATACGTAAAAACGTCTCTGGTGGCCTATGAGGAGGAACATCTGGGCGACAAGAACCCGGAATTCCGTTGGCTTTCGCAGGAATATTTCGAAGGTTTGTTGCTGTTCCGCATAATGGAAGACTCAGTTTGGAGCAAAGCCTCGGCTGATACTTCGGAGCTGAGAAAATATTATGACAACCAGCCTAAGAGCTACCGTAGCCCAAAGAAAGTGGAGGCTATGATCGTAGGTGTGAAAAGCGGTGAACTCAAGGAGCGTCTGGACAATATTTGGAACGATAAAACGTTACTTAATAAAACACCAAAAAAATCGCTAGAAGAGTTTGTTAATGCCGAATCGGACGTAAATTTGTCGCCTGTCTCGGGGACTTATCGCCTTACGGATCCGGTTTTTTGCGGCAAAGTGACTTTTAGGGAAGGTGCCCACCGGTTCGAAAACGAGGGAAAACATTATTATGTATGGGTTGACAAACTGTTGCCCGACGAAAGAAAACCCTTGGAGAAGGTGCGTGGGGAAGTAATCGCGGATTACCAGGACGAGCTGGAGCGAAAGTGGGTAGAAAGCCTTAGGGCAAAACGGCAAGTGACCGTTAACCGTAAGGTTTTAAGACAAATCTATAAGCGTTTTGAATAA
- a CDS encoding ATP-binding protein: MEYKCRIYCAKEKLCELRTFVKKVLDKMHVSERQKNELILAVDEVCTNVIVHSHRCDDRHYLELTIKDPTPGALVFEILDYGDGFDIARYEAPTLEEIIKTKRKGGLGLRLVKKIMDGVEYEYTPKKHTYRLFKKCELTQ, translated from the coding sequence ATGGAATATAAGTGTAGGATATATTGTGCTAAGGAAAAGCTCTGCGAGTTGCGCACCTTCGTGAAGAAGGTGCTCGACAAGATGCACGTTTCCGAGCGGCAGAAGAACGAGTTGATTCTGGCCGTGGACGAGGTGTGCACCAACGTTATCGTGCATTCCCACAGGTGCGATGATCGGCACTACCTTGAGCTAACGATCAAGGACCCGACTCCGGGCGCTTTGGTTTTCGAGATTTTGGATTATGGTGACGGTTTCGACATAGCCCGCTATGAGGCCCCGACGCTTGAGGAAATCATCAAAACCAAACGGAAAGGCGGTTTGGGTCTGCGTTTGGTGAAAAAAATAATGGATGGCGTGGAATATGAATACACGCCGAAAAAACACACCTACCGACTGTTCAAAAAGTGCGAGCTTACCCAATAA
- a CDS encoding STAS domain-containing protein, which translates to MVDITEQLDGDVLTLKIFGEVDASSSIYLDKAIQQALDNNHKKIMADLSGLEYISSAGLGVFMSYIEDFKNESVEFVIFGVSENVKNVFGILGLDSLMTICPSVEEAKQKLDGI; encoded by the coding sequence ATGGTTGATATTACCGAACAACTTGACGGTGACGTACTGACTCTGAAAATCTTCGGGGAAGTGGACGCTTCCTCATCAATTTACCTAGACAAGGCGATCCAACAGGCCCTTGACAACAACCACAAGAAAATCATGGCCGACCTTTCCGGTCTCGAATACATATCTTCGGCGGGATTGGGCGTTTTCATGTCTTATATCGAGGACTTTAAGAATGAGTCCGTGGAGTTCGTCATCTTCGGCGTGTCGGAGAATGTTAAAAACGTGTTCGGAATTTTGGGCCTTGACAGCCTGATGACCATTTGCCCGAGCGTTGAGGAAGCCAAGCAAAAACTCGATGGAATATAA
- a CDS encoding GAF domain-containing SpoIIE family protein phosphatase codes for MLPDKYIARISALLSLLAWLAMLFSNLVKVLGASTNAPTGFHSGLSDFFLFAFVVFTYVFFRYKVNSKSQVNIIDLLWRVFVTGLVVTIVSLVIRGVVFDLGSKRLAQNPFFVSIVYDINSGMIMGFLLSTFTVWKKLVLYQKTKMLVRIWYVFEYGLLLGLGFLVAGIHGGNWLFNGLLIVLVILALVLSANLKWVAYLNFKQKWRGILLILLSIIYQLFFWYSLNDFSSQYHLLQRTELMEQVTVLALFAFTFIYSVFSLLVILFNLPTTSVFEQKASEIFNFQRLSHTGNNGNSEDQIYDILLDGSIGAVLANAAWLDILNKDEELQRVKSQFINEKEIRLIRELIDDTRIRKSLDTDPNKRFRPGRYTASLPHNHYRSVLVFPMFIQDRKVATLYLLKDVREGFNKDMTEMVRTFANQACISVENFRLLQEALETERYKEEIKIAKRVQQRLLPDRLDTNDDVDITAFSKAATEVGGDYYDAFSIDKERMALVIADVSGKGISAAYHMAEMKGVFQTLAQQGLDPKSFLVQANRALSRCLDRKSFITASYFIADAEKKTLTFARAGHCPTLYYDSETGKSSLIKGKGLGLGIVRNNDYEKFVEVNEVRYKADDVLLLFTDGITEAQNDNKEQFGEDKLRAIVEQNAKSTPEEIRKAIIEAVYDFCGKRYLDDDYTTVLLKFKGVENDSARPARMANFQRFIS; via the coding sequence ATGCTTCCGGATAAATATATTGCCAGAATAAGTGCGTTGTTGAGTTTGTTGGCTTGGTTGGCCATGCTGTTCAGCAACTTGGTGAAGGTACTGGGAGCCAGTACCAACGCTCCTACGGGCTTCCACTCCGGGTTGTCCGATTTTTTTCTGTTCGCGTTCGTGGTTTTTACCTACGTCTTTTTCCGCTATAAGGTCAACTCCAAAAGCCAGGTTAACATTATAGATTTGCTTTGGCGGGTTTTTGTGACCGGCTTAGTCGTCACTATCGTGAGTTTGGTGATTCGCGGCGTGGTGTTCGACCTTGGAAGTAAGCGGTTGGCCCAAAATCCGTTTTTTGTAAGTATCGTTTACGATATCAATTCGGGAATGATCATGGGCTTTTTACTCAGTACGTTTACCGTCTGGAAGAAGCTTGTCCTTTATCAAAAAACGAAAATGCTTGTCCGGATTTGGTACGTTTTCGAATACGGACTTCTGTTGGGATTAGGCTTTTTGGTGGCGGGAATCCATGGCGGGAATTGGCTTTTCAACGGCCTGTTGATCGTTCTGGTTATCCTTGCGTTGGTATTGTCCGCAAACCTCAAGTGGGTTGCTTACCTTAACTTTAAACAAAAGTGGAGAGGGATATTGCTGATTCTGCTCTCCATCATCTATCAGCTTTTCTTTTGGTATTCGCTCAATGATTTTTCATCTCAGTACCACTTGTTGCAACGTACTGAGTTGATGGAGCAAGTTACCGTTCTGGCCCTTTTCGCGTTTACGTTTATCTATTCGGTTTTCTCGCTGTTGGTGATATTGTTTAACCTGCCGACCACCTCTGTTTTCGAACAAAAGGCCTCTGAGATTTTCAATTTCCAAAGGCTCAGCCATACGGGAAATAACGGCAACAGCGAAGACCAGATTTATGATATTCTCTTGGACGGGTCCATTGGCGCCGTATTGGCGAATGCCGCTTGGCTTGATATTCTGAATAAGGACGAAGAACTGCAGCGGGTAAAGTCGCAGTTTATCAACGAAAAAGAAATCCGCCTGATTCGGGAATTGATAGACGATACCCGGATTCGTAAAAGTTTGGACACCGACCCCAACAAACGCTTCCGCCCCGGACGCTACACCGCTAGTTTGCCGCATAACCATTACCGATCGGTATTGGTGTTTCCGATGTTTATTCAGGATAGGAAAGTGGCGACGCTGTATTTGCTTAAAGACGTGAGGGAAGGCTTTAATAAGGACATGACCGAAATGGTCCGGACCTTTGCGAACCAAGCCTGTATCTCGGTCGAGAACTTCCGCCTGTTGCAGGAAGCTTTGGAGACGGAGCGTTACAAAGAGGAAATCAAAATCGCCAAACGCGTACAGCAACGCCTGTTGCCGGATCGTCTTGACACTAACGACGACGTCGATATCACGGCTTTCTCAAAGGCCGCTACGGAAGTCGGGGGCGATTACTACGACGCGTTTTCGATTGACAAGGAGCGGATGGCTTTGGTGATCGCCGACGTTTCCGGAAAGGGTATCTCGGCTGCTTACCATATGGCCGAAATGAAAGGCGTGTTCCAGACCTTGGCCCAGCAGGGGCTTGACCCAAAAAGCTTCCTAGTTCAGGCCAACCGCGCCCTGAGCCGTTGCCTTGACAGGAAATCTTTCATCACGGCGAGCTATTTTATAGCTGACGCCGAAAAGAAAACCTTGACCTTCGCCCGCGCGGGCCATTGCCCTACGCTGTATTACGATTCCGAAACCGGAAAATCCAGTTTGATTAAAGGCAAAGGCTTGGGGTTGGGTATAGTTCGGAACAATGATTACGAAAAATTCGTAGAAGTGAATGAAGTCCGTTATAAAGCGGACGATGTGTTGCTTTTATTTACTGACGGAATCACCGAGGCGCAGAACGACAACAAGGAACAATTCGGTGAAGACAAGCTAAGGGCTATCGTGGAGCAGAACGCCAAATCTACCCCTGAGGAAATCAGGAAGGCGATAATTGAGGCGGTGTACGATTTTTGCGGTAAGCGATACCTGGATGACGACTACACTACCGTGTTGCTAAAATTCAAAGGAGTCGAGAACGATTCCGCCAGACCGGCCCGTATGGCCAACTTTCAACGTTTTATCTCGTAA
- the guaB gene encoding IMP dehydrogenase, with protein sequence MSLDESKFLFEALTYDDVLLVPAFSELLPRETDTSTFLTKNIKLNLPLVSAAMDTVTESEMAIAMALEGGIGFIHKNMSIEKQAKHVRRVKRSQSGMIIDPVILDVNANSGDALGIMREYKIGGIPVVDADGFLKGIVTNRDLRFVKDMTIPVVDIMTKDDLILASPGISLEEAEDMLQRHKIEKLPIVDESGKLKGLVTYKDILKKKSKPNACKDEFGRLRVGAAVGVTPDIKERVSALVKAGVDVISIDTAHGHSKFVIESCARIKKEFPDTDLIVGNVATPAATLALIEAGADAVKVGVGPGSICTTRVIAGVGVPQLSAVYECAKAAKGTGVPVIADGGIRFSGDLCKAIAAGAGTVMIGSLLAGTDEAPGEMIIYEGRKFKSYRGMGSLEAMEHGSKDRYFQDAEDEVKKLVPEGISGRVPYKGHASEIIYQMIGGLKAGMGYCGAGSIDAMQKAQFVKITAAGFVESHPHDVTITREAPNYSR encoded by the coding sequence ATGTCTTTGGACGAATCGAAATTTCTCTTTGAGGCGCTCACCTATGACGACGTCTTGTTGGTTCCAGCTTTTTCGGAACTCCTCCCTCGCGAGACGGACACCTCAACCTTCCTTACCAAGAATATCAAGCTAAATCTTCCCCTCGTTTCCGCAGCGATGGACACCGTTACGGAGTCGGAAATGGCGATTGCGATGGCGCTTGAGGGCGGAATCGGTTTTATTCACAAGAATATGAGCATCGAGAAGCAGGCCAAGCACGTGCGTCGCGTTAAGCGTTCGCAGAGCGGCATGATCATCGATCCCGTGATTCTTGATGTGAACGCTAATAGCGGAGACGCTTTGGGAATCATGCGTGAGTACAAAATCGGCGGTATTCCTGTTGTGGACGCCGACGGTTTCCTGAAAGGGATCGTGACTAACCGCGACTTGCGTTTTGTCAAAGACATGACTATTCCGGTTGTGGATATCATGACTAAGGATGACCTGATCCTCGCCTCGCCGGGTATCAGCCTCGAAGAGGCCGAAGACATGCTTCAGCGCCATAAGATCGAGAAGCTTCCGATCGTTGACGAGAGCGGAAAGCTGAAAGGCTTGGTCACTTACAAGGATATCCTGAAGAAGAAAAGCAAGCCGAACGCTTGTAAGGACGAATTCGGCCGTTTGCGTGTTGGTGCCGCTGTTGGTGTTACTCCGGACATCAAGGAGCGCGTGTCTGCTTTGGTGAAAGCTGGAGTAGACGTAATCTCTATCGACACCGCTCACGGACACTCGAAGTTTGTGATCGAGTCGTGCGCAAGAATCAAAAAGGAATTCCCGGATACTGACCTTATCGTAGGTAACGTGGCTACTCCGGCCGCTACTTTGGCTTTGATCGAAGCCGGTGCCGACGCCGTGAAAGTGGGTGTGGGCCCGGGTAGTATCTGTACTACTCGCGTAATCGCCGGTGTTGGTGTTCCTCAGCTTTCGGCCGTTTACGAATGCGCCAAAGCTGCCAAGGGAACAGGCGTTCCGGTAATCGCCGATGGCGGTATCCGTTTCTCAGGCGACCTTTGTAAGGCGATCGCCGCTGGTGCGGGCACTGTAATGATCGGTTCTCTGTTGGCCGGTACGGACGAGGCTCCGGGCGAAATGATTATTTACGAAGGACGTAAATTCAAGTCGTACCGCGGAATGGGCTCGCTTGAGGCCATGGAGCACGGATCGAAAGACCGTTATTTCCAGGATGCTGAGGACGAAGTGAAGAAGCTCGTTCCGGAAGGAATCTCGGGTCGTGTACCTTACAAAGGGCACGCTTCTGAGATCATCTACCAAATGATCGGTGGATTGAAAGCGGGTATGGGTTATTGTGGCGCCGGATCTATCGACGCGATGCAGAAAGCCCAGTTCGTGAAGATCACGGCAGCCGGTTTCGTGGAGAGTCATCCGCACGATGTGACTATCACTAGAGAGGCTCCTAACTACAGCCGTTAA
- the rho gene encoding transcription termination factor Rho: MYNIEELSMRLLSELREIAEELGLKNYKRLPKKELIYKILDQQAITPEDKLPKKKETAAKEPENAPATDDKPAPAPRKRNLPKRENVAKDKGEKKVIEKKAPEKKAEQKSKPKPKPKPKTATGGTDLLKSFTEEASGAVANKPKQQEKEPEAPRAEEPVAKIPARKSVVDTPAPTPATTEDKAEPAKPVSEIRRRVVPKAAQNMAEEKPVTNIPPRREVNVNMADWSQKEESQEKKPEPTVPSRQQPESQENAPAPTPTPAPAPTPVRRRTPSGQGNYSQQAGNVKEFDGLISNEGVLEIMQDGYGFLRSADYNYLASPDDIYVSPSQIKLFGLKTGDTVRGQIRPPKEGEKYFALLRVESVNGKTTEEIRDRVSFEYLTPLFPTEKLNLTTTPSEYSTRILDLFAPIGKGQRGMIVAQPKTGKTVLLKQIANAVAANHPEVYLMILLIDERPEEVTDMARSVNAEVVSSTFDEQADRHVKVSSMVLEKAKRMVECGHDVVILLDSITRLARAYNTVIPSSGKVLSGGVDANALHKPKRFFGAARNVEEGGSLTIIATALIETGSKMDEVIFEEFKGTGNMELQLDRKLSNRRIYPAIDVPASGTRREDLLMDRETLQRVWILRKFMSDMNSQESMEFLLERMKGTKDNIEFLLSMNG; this comes from the coding sequence ATGTACAATATCGAAGAACTGAGCATGCGTCTCCTGTCTGAGTTGCGGGAAATCGCTGAAGAATTAGGTCTTAAAAACTATAAAAGGCTCCCTAAAAAAGAGTTGATATACAAAATACTTGACCAACAAGCTATTACCCCCGAAGATAAACTTCCAAAGAAAAAGGAGACAGCTGCCAAAGAGCCTGAAAACGCTCCGGCAACCGATGATAAACCAGCTCCCGCACCTCGCAAACGTAACCTTCCGAAAAGGGAGAATGTAGCTAAGGATAAAGGAGAAAAGAAAGTAATAGAAAAAAAAGCTCCGGAGAAAAAGGCTGAGCAGAAATCAAAGCCCAAGCCTAAACCAAAACCAAAAACGGCCACTGGCGGAACTGACTTGCTGAAATCCTTTACGGAAGAGGCGAGCGGAGCTGTCGCCAATAAGCCTAAGCAACAGGAAAAAGAACCGGAAGCGCCACGCGCCGAAGAGCCTGTAGCAAAGATCCCGGCAAGGAAGTCTGTAGTAGACACTCCGGCTCCGACACCGGCCACAACCGAAGACAAAGCGGAACCGGCCAAACCGGTATCCGAGATCAGAAGAAGAGTTGTGCCGAAAGCCGCCCAGAATATGGCTGAGGAAAAGCCTGTTACGAATATTCCTCCGCGCAGAGAGGTGAACGTAAACATGGCGGATTGGTCGCAGAAAGAAGAGTCGCAGGAAAAGAAACCGGAGCCGACCGTACCTTCGCGCCAACAACCTGAAAGCCAGGAAAACGCACCTGCACCAACACCGACGCCAGCGCCAGCGCCGACTCCCGTGCGTCGCAGAACGCCGTCCGGACAGGGAAACTATTCTCAGCAGGCCGGAAACGTTAAAGAATTTGACGGCCTTATTTCTAATGAGGGCGTATTGGAAATCATGCAGGACGGATACGGATTCCTCCGTTCAGCAGATTATAACTACCTCGCCAGCCCGGACGATATCTATGTTAGTCCATCGCAGATTAAGCTGTTTGGCCTGAAAACAGGTGATACGGTACGTGGCCAGATTCGTCCGCCGAAAGAAGGAGAGAAGTACTTTGCGCTGTTGCGCGTGGAAAGCGTAAACGGAAAAACCACCGAAGAAATTCGCGACAGGGTTTCTTTCGAATACCTTACACCGCTTTTTCCAACAGAAAAACTTAACCTCACTACTACGCCTAGCGAATACTCTACGAGGATTCTTGACCTGTTCGCTCCTATCGGTAAAGGTCAGCGTGGTATGATCGTGGCCCAGCCTAAAACAGGTAAGACTGTTTTGCTGAAGCAAATAGCGAATGCCGTTGCGGCCAATCACCCCGAGGTTTACTTGATGATCTTGCTCATTGACGAACGCCCTGAGGAAGTGACGGACATGGCCCGTAGCGTAAACGCCGAGGTTGTGTCATCTACTTTCGACGAGCAGGCCGATCGCCATGTTAAGGTATCGAGCATGGTTCTCGAAAAAGCTAAGCGTATGGTAGAGTGCGGTCACGATGTTGTGATCTTGCTTGATTCGATTACCCGTTTGGCCCGCGCTTATAACACTGTTATCCCGTCGTCGGGTAAAGTGCTTTCCGGTGGTGTGGATGCAAACGCGCTTCACAAGCCTAAGCGTTTCTTCGGTGCCGCGCGTAACGTTGAGGAAGGCGGATCGTTGACGATTATCGCCACCGCTTTGATCGAAACAGGTTCGAAGATGGACGAAGTGATCTTCGAAGAGTTCAAAGGAACGGGCAACATGGAACTCCAGTTGGACCGCAAGCTTTCGAACCGTCGTATTTACCCTGCGATCGACGTTCCGGCTTCGGGTACTCGTCGCGAGGATTTGTTGATGGATCGCGAGACACTCCAGCGCGTATGGATTCTCCGCAAGTTTATGTCCGACATGAATTCGCAGGAATCTATGGAATTCCTGCTTGAGCGCATGAAAGGAACCAAAGACAATATCGAATTCCTTTTGTCGATGAACGGCTAA
- the serS gene encoding serine--tRNA ligase produces MLQISEIRENKEDIIASLKLKRFENPEEALQRVLELDDSRRALQSKQDAVLAESKSLAREIGALMKQGKKAEADEVKARTSSLKTEAKSLGEELSQTEEDLKQQLYRIPNYPHPSVKPGNSDEDNEVISEHGEIPSLPEGSKPHWDLIKEYDIVDFELGNKIAGAGFPVFKGQGARLQRAMVNFFLDEAVKAGYAEVQPPVVVNEASGVATGQLPDKEGQMYQLVNENLYLIPTAEVPITNLYRDVIVDAKDLPVKNVGFTPCFRREAGSWGAHVRGLNRLHQFDKVEIVQITKPEDSAKAHEEMCAHVTGLLEKLNLPYRVLRLCGGDLTFTSHLTFDMEVYSAGQCKWLECSSISNFLTYQANRLKVRYKNDSKKNELLHTLNGSALALPRIIAALLENNQTPEGIKIPEVLVPYTGFDMITK; encoded by the coding sequence ATGCTGCAAATCTCAGAAATAAGGGAAAACAAAGAGGATATCATCGCCAGCCTAAAGCTGAAACGATTCGAGAATCCTGAAGAAGCTCTCCAACGAGTATTGGAGCTGGACGACTCAAGACGCGCGCTCCAGTCCAAGCAAGACGCTGTGTTGGCGGAGTCGAAATCGCTGGCCCGGGAAATCGGAGCGCTGATGAAACAAGGCAAAAAAGCCGAAGCCGACGAGGTGAAGGCCCGGACTTCCTCGCTTAAGACGGAAGCCAAAAGCCTTGGCGAGGAACTCTCGCAAACCGAGGAGGACCTCAAGCAACAGCTCTACCGCATCCCGAACTACCCGCACCCGTCCGTAAAGCCGGGCAACAGCGACGAGGACAACGAGGTAATTTCCGAACACGGAGAGATCCCATCGCTTCCCGAAGGCTCGAAACCCCACTGGGATTTGATCAAAGAATACGATATCGTTGATTTCGAACTCGGCAACAAAATCGCCGGAGCGGGATTCCCGGTATTCAAAGGACAGGGCGCTCGCCTACAGCGCGCCATGGTCAACTTCTTCCTCGACGAGGCCGTAAAGGCGGGTTACGCCGAAGTCCAGCCTCCGGTAGTGGTAAACGAAGCCTCTGGCGTAGCCACCGGACAGTTGCCCGACAAGGAAGGCCAGATGTACCAGCTCGTAAACGAGAACCTGTACCTGATCCCGACCGCCGAGGTGCCGATCACCAACCTTTACCGCGACGTAATCGTGGACGCAAAAGACCTTCCGGTCAAAAACGTTGGCTTCACGCCTTGCTTCCGCCGCGAAGCGGGATCATGGGGAGCGCACGTCCGTGGCCTGAACCGCCTCCACCAATTCGACAAAGTGGAAATCGTTCAGATCACCAAGCCAGAGGATTCAGCCAAAGCGCATGAGGAAATGTGCGCTCACGTTACGGGACTTCTCGAAAAGCTTAACCTTCCGTATCGCGTACTCCGTCTCTGCGGTGGCGACTTGACTTTCACTTCGCACCTTACTTTCGATATGGAAGTATACTCCGCCGGACAATGCAAATGGTTGGAGTGCAGCTCAATCAGTAACTTCCTGACATATCAGGCCAACAGGCTCAAGGTCCGCTACAAGAACGACAGCAAGAAAAACGAGCTTCTACACACGCTCAACGGTAGTGCCTTGGCATTGCCGAGAATCATCGCCGCGTTGTTGGAGAACAACCAGACACCGGAAGGCATCAAGATCCCTGAGGTTTTGGTTCCGTACACCGGCTTCGATATGATTACAAAATAA